A stretch of DNA from Solea solea chromosome 11, fSolSol10.1, whole genome shotgun sequence:
tagagaaaaatgtcatagtttagtatgtcgtccaaaattagagaaaaatgtcatagtttagtatgtcgtccaaaattagagaaaaatgtcatagtttagtatgtcgtccaaaatgtgacaaaaacgtcatagttgaGTACGTCGTCCGAAGTATATTTTTTGGGCTTTAATACCTCTAATTGATAGTATggtgcagagagacaggaaacgGGGAGGCAGAGATGGGGAACGACATGCAGGAAGGGACTGTCCAATGAGGGATTCGAACCTGGGCCACCTGCATAAGAACGGTAACCTCAACATAGGGTCTACCAAATGAGCTAACACCAACCCTAAGTTATTACTGCTccatgtcattcaaaatgtgacaaaaaagtcatagtttagtatgttgtccaaaatgtcacaaaaatgtcatagtttagtatgtcgtccaaaatgtgacaaaaatgtcatagtttagtattttgtccaaaatgtgacaaaaatgtcatagtttagtatgttgtccaaaatgtgaaaaaaatgacatagtttagtatgtcgtccaaaatgtgacaaaaatgtcatagtttagtatgttgtccaaaatgtgacaaaaatgtcatagttttgtatgtcgtccaaaattagacaaaaatgtcatagtttagtatgtcgtccaaaatgtgacaaaaatgtcatagtttagtatgtcgtccaaaatttcataaaaatgtcatagtttagtatgtcgtccaaaattagagaaaaatgtcatagtttagtatgtcgtccaaaattagagaaaaatgtcatagtttagtatgtcgtccaaaattagacaaaatgtcatagtttagtatgtcgtccaaaattagacaaaaatgtcataatttagtatgtcgtccaaaatgtgacaaaaatgtcatagtttagtatgtcgtccaaaatgtgacaaaaacgtcatagttgagtatgtcgtccgaagTATATTTTTTGGGCTTTAATACCTCTAATTGATAGTATggtgcagagagacaggaaacgGGGAGGCAGAGATGGGGAACGACATGCAGGAAGGGACCGTCCACTGAGGGATTCGAACCTGGGCCACCTGCATAAGAACGGTAACCTCAATATAGGGCTGCAGCTCTACCAAATGAGCTAACACCAACCCTAAGTTATTACTGCTccatgtcattcaaaatgtgacaaaaaaagtcatagtttagtatgttgtccaaaatgtcacaaaaatgtcatagttaagtatgctgtccaaaattagacaaaaaagtcatagtttagtatgtcgtccaaaattagacaaaaatgtcatagtttagtatgtcgtccaaaacgtgacaaaaatgtcatagtttagtatgtcgtccaaaacgtgacaaaaatgtcatagtttagtatgtcgtccaaaatgtgacaaaaatgtcatagtttagtatgttgtccaaaattagacaaaaatgtcatagtttagtatgtcgtccaaaatttcataaaaatgtcatagtttagtatgtcgtccaaaattagacaaaaatgtcatagtttagtatgtcgtccaaaattagagaaaaatgtcatagtttagtatgtcgtccaaaattagacaaaatgtcatagtttagtatgtcgtccaaaattagacagaaatgtcatagtttagtatgtcgtccaaaatgtgagcaaaatgtcgtagtttagtatgtcgtccaaaatgtgacgaaaatgacatagtttagtatgtcgtccaaatttgacaaaaatggcatagtttagtatgtcgtccaaaatcagacaaaaatgtcatagtttagtatgtcgtccaaaatgtgacaaaaatgtcatagtttagtatgtcgtccggaATTAGACagaaatggcatagtttagtatgtcgtccaaaatgtgacaaaaatgtcacattttggtatgtcgtccaaaattagacaaaaatgtcatagtttagtcagtcagtcatcatctaccgctttatcctccaccagagggtcgctgtgccaatctcagctacatcgtgcgataggcggggtacaccctggacagttcgccagtccatcgcagggccacacacagatagagacaaacaaccattcactctcacactcactcctatggtcaatttggagtgtccaatttacctatccccacattgcatgtttttggactgtgggaggaagccggagtacccggagagaacccacgcacacacggggagaacatgcaaactccatgcagaaaggcccttgttccaaccggggctcgaacccgggtcttctcgctgcaaggcgagactgctaaccactacactaccGTGTGACccgcatagtttagtatgtcgtccaaaaattagacaaaaatgtcatagtgtagtatgtcgtccaaaatgtgacaaaaatgtcatagtttagtatgtcgtccaaaatgtgacgaaaatgacatagtttagtatgtcgtccaaaattagacaaaaatggcatagtttagtatggcgtccaaaatgtgacaataatggcatagtttagtatgtcgtccaaatttgacaaaaactgcatagtttagtatgtcgtccaaaatgtgacaaaaatgtcatagtttagtatgtcgtccaaaatgtgacaaaaatgtcatagttaagtatgctgtccaaaattagacaaaaatgtcatagtttagtatgtcgtccaaaattagacaaaaatgtcatagtgtagtatgtcgtccaaaatgtgacaaagatggcatagtttagtatgtcgtccaaaatgtgacaaaaatggcatagtttagtatgtcgtccaaaatgtgacaaaaatgtcatagttaagtatgtcgtccaaaacgtgacaaaaatggcatagtttagtatgtcgtcaaaaatgtgacaaaaacgtcatagtttagtatgtcgtccaaaatgtgacaaaacaggcatagtttagtatgtcgtccaaaatgtgacaaaaatggcatagtttagtatgttgtccaaaatgtgacaaaaatgtcatagtttagtatgttgtccaaaattagacaaaaatgtcatagtttagtatgtcgtccaaaatgtgacgaaaatgtcatagtgtagtatgtcgtccaaaatgtgacaaaaatggcatagtttagtatgtcgtccaaaatttgacaaaaatggcatagtttagtatgtcgtccaaaatgtgacaaaaatggcatagtttagtatgtcgtccaaaatgtgacaaaaatgtcaaagtttagtatgtcgtcaaaaaagtgacaaaaatgtcatagtttagtatgtcgtccaaaattagacaaaaatgtcatagtgtagtatgtcgtccaaaatgtgacaaaaatggcatagtttagtatgtcatccaaaatgtgacaaaaatgtcatagttaagtatgctgtccaaaattagacaaaaaagtcatagtttagtatgtcgtccaaaattagacaaaaatgtcatagtttagtatgtcgtccaaaacgtgacaaaaatgtcatagtttagtatgtcgtccaaaacgtgacaaaaatgtcatagtttagtatgtcgtccaaaatgtgacaaaaatgtcatagtttagtatgtcgtccaaaattggacaaaaatttcacagtttagtatgtcgtccaaaattagacaaaaatgtcacagtttagtatgtcagcagggggttataccattttatttcatatttttttccataaCTTTtcctaaaaaaagacaaaaaaaattgacaggggtccactccctggactgttgaccacacagttgggtccaggtgtccagtcACTGcagcttaaaaatgatgagcacatgaatgagacttctttgtgattaatgtgttcataccatttttacattgttaccaagtgaaaactgtggacgagtcaaagtggcaacattcaatcaataaatacaccatcaaataatgactcaaatgtgtctcacattcattcacattagaattaaatacataattgtctcattattaaatgtgtcattcattcattaaaataccaaattcattattttatttaatggtgtatttattgattgaatgttgccactttgactcgtccacagttttcacctgttaacaatgtaaaagtgatgtgaacacatgaatcagaggctctgttgacaagtgctgttaacgtccgtgtgaggggatgaaatcacaggtgaaagagtgatggtttgctccataaaatgtcctaaaatgTCGAAAAGGGTGTTTTAAACGTGGAAATGAaggttgtttttgtccacagagcaaaaatgattgagtttgaatgatttctttgtttttatggagcgaagaaaagagaaaatgtcgacatttaagaaactggaaaatcacaaagcttgatttaattctttaaaaaacaaaagatgttGTTAATATACACCTGAACTTAACTACCTCTGCAGTCAAAGCAAAGAcatatatacagcatatatcaACGCTGATACATCTGTGATGGGATTGTCTTGGTTGCTATGGttgcacacaggatgtgacgctgtTTAAATGATTAGTAGAAAAACTAATACATTGAAATCTCGCATTTGAGACACAgagtattactattatttttttaatttttacaaaTAAACGTCATTAAAAATGAACTAAATACATGAACATTTCAGTCCTCACTTTCACTAGCACTGTTGAGTCAGTGTATTGCAATATATGATTTCTCAATTATCGCGGTAAATCGCATCATGGTGTGTctgatgatttctttttaaaatataaaacaagcaACGATTACTgcataattaaaccattactaaatgaattgtcaaatactttaattttttttattacaaatgttgagcattttccggtttctttgttccttttaataaagaaagaatTCAAACcgaataatttttggtttgtgggagaaaaaacaaaacatttgagaatcatcatttccagatgaagagaaatgaaaggtgtgtgtgtttacatgtggagcagtgacgtcacattagcattagcagtagcaggtgtaatctgaacacctgtgatcggatccctcaggtcggatgtgaacagcaggtgtgaacagagcgtcaacagaacatctaagaaatgtgcggaacatttttaagcagcagttaccacacctgtccccgctgctgctcctcgtcctcctccagctcctcctggtcctggtcctggtccggCAGCTCATGTATGCATTTTTGGCAacataatacaataaatgtatttattgtattatgttGCCATAttgacaagaaagaaagaaagaaaaaaaaggaaaaaaaggaagaaatacCAATTTAACGTTTTAATATTTAAACGGAGCTGCCTCGCGCTTACAGGAAGTCATTTACTATTTCCGGGTCGGGTGCTGAGGCTGCTACACACAACATGGCCGCCTGCCTCGCCCTCACGTCCGCCGCGCTGCGGAGGTCGCTGCCCGGAGTTTTCAGGCTCCACGGCCGGACATCGGTAGCTCCTGTCAGCGCTGTCGGGCTCAGGTTCGTCTGTGACGCCGCTCGACAAGTTAAAACGCCGGGGATAATCGAGTCCACGGAGGAGTATAGGTTCGTGGAGCGGCTCATCCCGCCCACTCGCGTCCCCACTCCGCCTAAACACACCGGTCCGCCTCCGTCTGGCTGGACTCCTCCAGCGGAGTCACCGCCGCCTCTGCCCTACATGATCCGCCGCTCTCGCATGCACAACGTCCCCGTGTACACCGACGTGACCCACGGCAGCCGCAGGACGACGCTGGTGCGGAGAGTGGAGGGGGACATTTGGGCTCTGGAGAAGGACGTGAAGCACTTTCTGATGGAGGTGACGGGGAAGGAGCTGCCCACACAGGTCAACGAGGTCACCATGACCctgagggtcaaaggtcactatGACAAGGAGCTGAAGGAATGGTTGGTCAGTAAAGGCTTCTGAGCTGTGGGGACAACACAGCTGTTTATGAGGACATGGAGAAGAGACTCAGCATCTGCTGGACTGAACTCTGTATGAAGAGacagtgtttgatttctttACTGAACTTCTGAACTTCCACCAGAGAGATGATGAAGCTGTGGTATTAACATGATATTAAAAGGATGTTCGTTCTTTTATGtcaagaaaacaacaattaataTCATCACGAGATCGGCTTTCTTCCACCTTTTTGTCCAAGGTTCTCTCTGAATTAAAGTTATAGTGTATTAATTaactaattgttttaatttatttggttATAAACTTTTAGTCTCCAGGTTGCAATTCCTCCTATAGCAGTCATACAACGGGTAAGAATAAATCAGTATTCATCAACTTGAATCTGCTTTATAGGTATTATTTAAAGCTACCCTgattattttttctatttttattattagtataataattattattatttttattaatacaaaataattggTATTGACTGATTGTTTATTAATCTGCCAACTTTTACTAATTAGAATTTTCTCATGAAGTTTATAAAGTCACGTATAAAGTCATGTATGGAATagttttgtgtatttaatattAACGTTTATAAACTAAAATGTAGATTGGAAAgagtaagaattagtgacatctaacagtgagactgcagatgaACAAAATGAGGACTCATTTGCAAACGTTCATGACAGAGTTATGTTTGTGCATCTACTTGAGTTGTTTttacaatccaatccaactttatttataaagcacatttcaaaCAGTTGCACCCAAGTGTTGTATGCACATAGTATGCTCATAaaatagacataaaaacatacaattaaaCAACCCAAATGTGAGAAATGCCCACAAAATTAgtaaaacaacatgaacaaaaGTTCAACTCAATACTGACACTAATGTTCCGGCAGTTAATCCAAGTAAACCAAGGCAATGTGAGTGAATAGTTTACATCACAATCTTTCACGCATTATGCTTTAAAAAGGTTCTTGAGAACACAATGTAAAGACACGCTCTGGCTAACTTTGGATCTTTGAGGCTTCTGTAGATAACATGATGGCCTCcaaaaaagcacttaaaaaccGTCCTACACATTTAACACTTTACACACCTTTAAACTGATACTAAACAATGTAGAAGCAACGATTTTGAATTAGCAAATACTTAACTTCCTCCTTACCGAACTTAAATAGTTGATTTATAATTCATAAGAGTAGTTTTCAGAAAAGTGTTTCCCACTCACATCAATCTTAAAAATATTCACAGAAATGGTAGTAGCGGTGGTTGGATTTaaaagagacacagaaaaagaaaaaatagagCATGTTTGGCTGCTAAAAGATTGGATTTATTAAATTGGAAGATTCATaaaaagcagtgtttctcagtctCGGCTTGGTATGGAACAAATGGCTGATGGATTAAAACCTGCATTTATTACTGACAGCTACTGAGCAGGTCTATATGAGGCTGtttcaatttaaaacacatggaatTAAACGTGTGATGCATTGACACATCATCTAATAATGGCttaagtatttatatatatatattatgtggCACGTTGTTCACCGACATcatatatatcacatttaaaaaatactttgattTATTAAGATTTCAAAGGACAATATAAGTTAAGGCAAATGTTAAATTCTGGTCATATAAATTAGTCCATCAGCTGTAAACCACCTATGTCTGCACTGACTTTGTTGAGATGAGAGACGCTGAGCTGGAAGTGTGTCGCTCTCACTGGTCAACATTCGTCTGACGTTCACGGCGACAACATTTTTAGCACAAGGACAGATGAGACCGTCTTCAGTATAACCGAGTTGTTCCGAGTGTTTTACGGCCCGATGGTCTCAGCTCCTGTCCATCATGACCGAATCAGGGAGAGAAACTCTCGATTCCGCTTTGTAAGTTCTGTCAGTTGGttctctgaaaaaaaaggaaaataaattgaagaCGAAGCTTGTTTGCTGGTTCCTGGAGCTCAAAGATGTCCTGAAATTCCCTCAAAAGTTGTTCCAGAGataatacatacacatatatgtatatgtatatatatatatatatatatatatatattagagtGGCACATGTACACATGCAGGTGTTGCCAGCACACGCAAACAAGCGTCCTCCACCAACAGTCAGAACTTACGTAGCGTGTGcttctcccctctcctccagTACCGAGGCTGCGTTTGTAGCAAGTTCACTTCCTCCTTCATGGAGGCAGAAGCTTCCAATACTTCATTAAACATTTCCAACTCCTAacaaacgagacaaaaaaggcatCAGTGGGATATGATTCCATAGGTTGGGCTTCGTCGGACGCAGAGTcagagaaccagcctgagactcCGCCCCgtaaaggaaaaactgatttttagcCACTTTAGCCAAATAAGATCTATGTCAGTTAAAGTGTACAGTAACGTAAGAATatgtctgatgatgatgatctagCAGCTTTTTCTAGTTAGACAGTCATTTTCAACTGGGTAAAATATTTTTACTCCTTTGAAACCCACTCATTGCTCcttgcaccaaaccccatagagaaaaacacagattttatatCACAGTTGTTGAGTTGTTGATCTATTGCTGCCTCCATAACCAAGttaaaattttattttgtcacttcaatgaatttaatgactttaaaatgtctAATTAGGATTTACTTAAGTGCCACAAACGGACTGTTGTTGCCAATTtggatgcgtgtgtgtgtgtgtgtgtgtgtgtgtgtgtgtgtgtgtgtgtgtgtgtgtgtgtgtgtgtgtgcacttgtaggAATGAATGTGGGTGTTTCAGTGGTGAGGCACTGTGGTTGCTATGGGTTACATGCACACCTGTGGGCAGGGTGGTTAATTAGTCACACAAAGGTTGATGAGGGAGACACAGCTCAGGAGTGGCAGGGAATTAGGATCAGGGAAGCCACggaagaagtgttttttttttttttttttaaccatgtcGGTGTGTGAGACGGCCGAATGGGTTGTGTCACAGTCTTAGTATTTTTGTCCTTTTGCACAAGCTTGTTTTAAGTCTTTTGGGACCTGTTTTTTTGTAggtgttttttaaagatttcaaaCTTATTCCCATGGCGGATCTCATTTTTACACACCACCATGAGTTGTGGCCATTTTTGTAACTAGAATGCCACTACGCTTaccaaaggaggcagcagtagaaccAGCAACTCCTGTTTCCCTGCGAGCTACAAATGCCAAAtgtctctatggactttagtgTGGGAAAGTGAGGTGTTGTGTGTTCCATCCAGTGGCATGAGGCTAACATCACTGTAGATAGATTTGGGGTAAACTGTGAGGTGGAGCTTGACGAGTCCAGTTTACTAGTATTCGCCGTCCtcactttttatttgcaaaaacaattGCTTTTGTTCAAGTTCTATCAAAACAACCGTGTTGATATGTATCCATGCGCGTtcttaaaaaggtaaaaaggaAATCCTGGCCCTTTTGTAGTGGATATACAGTGTATAAACACGTATCATGTAGATTACAACACTGAGCAGTTTACAAATCAAAACTCACAAAATTCCAGTTCCCAGTTGAAAACACTGAGATAAGACAGTCCATACTTATGTTGTTGTAGATTTGATAAAGTGAGCCTCTTGTTAAATGTGTGAAGTCTGTTTTTCTTGAGTGGCCGCTGTGTTTCACTGAGAATGTGCCCGGTCCTCATACAACAACCTCTGAATTACCGTGTTGCAGGCCAGCAGCAGTCGGTGCACTCTCTGGAAGACATCGGTCTCTGTGCTGAAGCTGGGAGGTTCTCTGTTGCAGTAAGACCTCAAATCGGTTTCATAAACGTGGCTGAAAGTCGCCATCAGCTGCTGGAGGTCGCCCGCCGCCACGCGCAATGAGCTGGGAGAGAAAACGCCAGGACTCTGCTCCTTTACTTTCAGGAACTCGCACTGAGGAGAAAACAGAAGCTGCTACGATCACGGACTTCAGGCAGCAACGGCGATCAAATGTTGAGGTTGAAGGatctataaaaacacaaacctcaGACTGTAGCTGCTCCAGTGCTGACTGAGTCACTTGAAGGAGGGCAGCAACATCAGTATCCTCTTCTTTGCTCGGCGTATCAGAGGATTTGGTACCTTTGCATAATGCCCTGTGAGGTGAGCAGAAGCAGGAAGAGGTTGGAGGGAGCCACGATATCTGTATCGCCACGGTTTTTAAAATGTTCGGAGATCGGAAATCAGCAAACAAGCCCAGATCCGTCGATAGGAGTGATGATTAAAACAGTGGGCAGAATGTGCTGCTACCTCCCTGACGTCTGTGCTTGcccctttttttcatgtgtatttAATGCAGAATGAAGATAATCTATATATCGGTATCGGTTATTGGCCCAGGCACTCCCGATATATTGGATATTGGCTAAAGTCGAGCATCTCTAGTTTGCATCAAGTTACTCAGGAGTCCTGGAGAAAGAGGACAAACTCCGAACTCGTAAAGCTCTTCTAGATTAAAATATGAGGAAAAAGAGGCAAATATCGTCTCGATTAATCAGTCTATagacgacatactgtatgtttgtgttttgacagGATAATCAGAGACACTGTACTTGATGTGCGCAGGCCAGGGGTCGAATGTCGGTTCGAGCATTTGCGTGAGGTGAGGCAGATTCTCTGCGGTGAAGAGTTCGTTCAGTAGCAGCTCTCCGTCCACTCTCTGACCTGCAGAACTCTTCTCGCCTGGGAGCAGCGACACAAGCTGCTCCAGGAACCGAAGCTGGCGACAGAGACTCGCGTCACCCTGGATACACGGtgtgacaaagaaaacagaaccaAAAGACTTGACACTTGTGTTTACCGTGgttatgtatttgtgtttaaaacgATTATTACGTCACTGCGGATTCAATGCAGCCTCTCACCCTGACCAGGTCCAGGTCCCCTGCTTTGCACAGCATCAGCTCCTGCCCAAACAAGGCCAATTCTgttcatacaaaacacacaataccGCAGTAACATTAGGGATCAGTGTAAACTACGAGCGGGAATCTCTGCGCACCTCATAAATTTGATTATCaaattgattattgattaggaaaatgtttattgacgtttaaaatcaagtgagaaggaGAAgcttattttcattcaaactatGTTCTTTTTGCAAGCAGCAATCTAGACTATTTCCTCTAATAATCGAGTACTTGtgtggtccagaaaatgtcagaaaatgtccagaaaaatggaaatgatgtCTCAAAACGTttcacttttaataatttctttgtcatatggagcaaagaaacgaagaaaatattcacatttatgaagctgaaaaatcagagaacttgtaTTAATTATTGGAAAAAGTTCTTATCCTAATACTGCATTTATTCATGGTTGTTCAAGGAAGAATTGTACTGCATCAATCAAGTATTTCCCCCACTGTAATGTCAACaggaaaaagcaaaacataaacTACTCTGGCTTTCTCTTCAAAAATACACCACACGACACACTGTGTTGGATAGTTTACCTTTATAAATGTCACCTTTCATCAGAACATTCACGTCTCTGGATCTGACCGACGTCGCCTTGGAAGTGGCGAAATGTGGGTTGATACTGTAAAGTGTAGGACAGACAGGTCagaggtgttttgtttttttacttctatGCAGGTTATGAAGGATGAGCGCTGATGTGATGTTGGATGGAGTGCATCCCACCTGCTGCAGATCCACGTCAATATGTCGGTGCGGTGCTGAGAGGGAGtgcacagcagctgcagcatgcTGTCTTCTTCCTCCAAGTACAGACCTTCCACCAGTGGACAAGATGCAACCTCAACaaggaacaaacacacacacacaatcctaaATACTGTGTCCACAGtatttgcattatttaaatctttaaaaaacagtGAATTTCCAGAGCTTCATGACAGTAAaacttcaaacaaaaacaaactattagGGATGTCCTGATACAACATTTTCACTTCTGATACGATagcgatattgcagccttgagtattggccgatacgatacgatatcagcacgaatcaaacatactttaatgacttattttgtagtgtggaatgttagaataggcttgatcaagtgaaaaaattaaaatgttaaaattagtAACATTTGCCATGTTAAGTTCATACAGATACTGAGACGCTCACGTAAGCTCAGCCGTACGTCGAGAGAAACTATAATTAAATGACAACATCATGTTGTTGACTACATTAAAGACAGAACaccatattacaaatgtttaaaaacgcCTTCGCGATCTAACGGCGAAGTTTATCGTTACGCGCTGTCACATTAACATACTGTGTAAGCGTTATGTGTCACATTTAAGAGACAATGACATTAATTTGCAGTAATAGTGGACTATAGTggatgttatttaaaatattacctGTAAAGCATCATAAACAAGTCGCGCGAGCTCCTTCTCTTTCAGACCAGCCgccattttttatttcaaactctTCTTCATCAACATCATCGTCCGTTGTAATAGGTGCAATAGCGCCACCTTCTGCTCCGGAGTGTGGATCACACGTTGCCCTTTATCGTGCTGGCTCAACAAAATATGACTTTGTTATTTCGGAGGATTAATAAGTGAGCTCTTCTTCTACACATACTCTGTTTGTGATATTTCTGACACTGTATAAGTGTGTGTAACTTGGCAGTGCTCACACAAACctgtttgattattatttttggatGTGCTGTTGACATTGGAACGACCTGATTTGATTCTACTATagactatttttttattttattactttattttgtaCAATCTTGTATATATCAGTATTGTTAa
This window harbors:
- the mrpl49 gene encoding mitochondrial ribosomal protein L49; the encoded protein is MAACLALTSAALRRSLPGVFRLHGRTSVAPVSAVGLRFVCDAARQVKTPGIIESTEEYRFVERLIPPTRVPTPPKHTGPPPSGWTPPAESPPPLPYMIRRSRMHNVPVYTDVTHGSRRTTLVRRVEGDIWALEKDVKHFLMEVTGKELPTQVNEVTMTLRVKGHYDKELKEWLVSKGF
- the haus7 gene encoding HAUS augmin-like complex subunit 7, with product MAAGLKEKELARLVYDALQVASCPLVEGLYLEEEDSMLQLLCTPSQHRTDILTWICSSINPHFATSKATSVRSRDVNVLMKGDIYKELALFGQELMLCKAGDLDLVRGDASLCRQLRFLEQLVSLLPGEKSSAGQRVDGELLLNELFTAENLPHLTQMLEPTFDPWPAHIKALCKGTKSSDTPSKEEDTDVAALLQVTQSALEQLQSECEFLKVKEQSPGVFSPSSLRVAAGDLQQLMATFSHVYETDLRSYCNREPPSFSTETDVFQRVHRLLLACNTELEMFNEVLEASASMKEEVNLLQTQPRYWRRGEKHTLQNQLTELTKRNREFLSLIRS